In Silene latifolia isolate original U9 population chromosome X, ASM4854445v1, whole genome shotgun sequence, the following proteins share a genomic window:
- the LOC141621997 gene encoding serine/threonine-protein kinase BLUS1, translating into MSKDYPPDPKSYQIIAEIGSGVSAIVYKAICLTMPPSSSSSIVAIKSIDVDQSRADLDSLRLETKTMSLLSHPNILRAHCSFTVDHRIWVVMPFMSAGSVQSIIASNFPTGLPETCIALVLRETLKALSYLHDQGHVHRDVKAGNILVDSDGSVKLGDFGVSAPVYDTNFDSRLKEVAGTPYWMAPEVIHSHNGYGFKADIWSFGITALELAHGRPPLSHLPPNKSLLFKITKRFRFSDYDRAGGSGDGGASLKGGLRKKFSKYFQDMVGLCLDQDPSKRPTAEKLLRHGFFKGSKSCDFLIKNVLVGLPSVEERFKKSKMVRLPSVGSTCSTEEDEAGEFVRQRRVSGWNFNVEGFELDPVYPVPGQGQGQGQIHGQGRVYGIPDGLRRVRFQGELMIPSRKVELEVLSLGSSPVVSTPTEEMSAVGLVEGISQESSQPSGELTEGGVDRESVMGGLVALRRSLDEQRKTVKELIGFLGGEESGGSETNKEELVEMVERLRRELEQERRKNKELLMELEFLKVIVSGESQVDEI; encoded by the coding sequence ATGTCGAAAGACTACCCACCAGACCCGAAATCATACCAAATAATCGCAGAAATTGGGAGTGGGGTTAGCGCAATAGTCTACAAAGCAATATGTTTAACAATGCCACCATCGTCATCTTCTTCTATTGTCGCAATTAAGTCTATCGATGTCGATCAGTCGAGAGCGGACCTCGATAGTTTACGACTTGAGACGAAAACAATGTCGTTATTATCGCACCCGAATATTCTCCGGGCCCACTGTTCGTTCACTGTTGACCATCGTATTTGGGTCGTCATGCCCTTCATGTCCGCCGGTTCAGTACAATCGATAATCGCTTCCAATTTCCCGACCGGGTTACCCGAAACCTGCATTGCCCTTGTCTTAAGGGAAACCCTTAAGGCGTTATCGTACTTGCATGATCAAGGTCATGTGCATCGTGACGTTAAGGCTGGTAACATATTGGTTGATTCGGATGGGTCGGTTAAATTAGGCGATTTCGGAGTGTCTGCACCCGTTTACGACACGAATTTCGACTCGAGACTAAAGGAGGTTGCTGGGACGCCTTACTGGATGGCTCCTGAAGTTATACATTCACATAACGGGTATGGGTTTAAAGCAGATATTTGGTCGTTTGGTATAACGGCGTTGGAATTGGCTCACGGAAGACCGCCATTGTCTCATTTACCGCCTAATAAATCGTTATTGTTCAAGATTACGAAACGATTTCGCTTTTCTGATTATGATAGAGCTGGTGGCAGTGGTGATGGTGGGGCGTCTTTGAAGGGTGGCTTGAGGAAGAAGTTTTCGAAGTATTTCCAAGATATGGTtggtttgtgccttgatcaagatccTAGTAAGAGACCTACAGCGGAGAAATTGTTGAGACACGGGTTTTTTAAGGGTTCGAAGAGTTGCGATTTCTTGATTAAGAATGTATTAGTCGGTTTACCTAGTGTTGAGGAGCGATTTAAGAAGAGTAAAATGGTGAGGCTTCCTTCTGTTGGGAGCACCTGTAGTACAGAAGAGGATGAGGCTGGGGAATTTGTGCGGCAGAGGAGGGTTAGTGGGTGGAATTTTAATGTGGAAGGGTTTGAGTTGGACCCGGTTTATCCGGTTCCGGGACAGGGTCAAGGACAGGGTCAGATTCATGGTCAGGGTCGGGTTTATGGGATACCAGATGGGTTGAGGCGTGTTCGGTTTCAGGGGGAGTTGATGATACCTAGTAGGAAAGTGGAGTTGGAAGTGTTGAGTTTGGGTTCATCTCCTGTGGTTAGTACTCCAACCGAGGAAATGAGCGCGGTGGGGTTGGTTGAGGGGATTAGTCAAGAGTCGAGTCAACCGAGTGGGGAGTTGACTGAAGGTGGGGTGGATAGGGAGAGTGTGATGGGTGGGTTGGTGGCGTTACGAAGGAGTTTGGATGAGCAAAGGAAGACTGTCAAGGAGTTGATTGGTTTTCTTGGTGGGGAGGAAAGTGGTGGAAGCGAAACGAATAAGGAGGAATTGGTGGAGATGGTGGAGAGGCTGAGGAGGGAGTTGGAACAAGAGAGGAGGAAGAATAAAGAGTTGCTTATGGAGTTGGAATTTCTCAAGGTTATCGTCTCTGGTGAATCTCAAGTTGATGAAATTTGA